A single genomic interval of Hemibagrus wyckioides isolate EC202008001 linkage group LG13, SWU_Hwy_1.0, whole genome shotgun sequence harbors:
- the jmjd1cb gene encoding probable JmjC domain-containing histone demethylation protein 2C isoform X4 produces MQGPYSLNGYRVRVYRQDSATQWFTGIITHHDLFSRTMVVMNDQVLEPQNVDPSMVQMTFLDNVVHSLLKGENIGITSRRRSRSSQNSNTAHQTTGGRPSGNTGSTQGHYTRAQANSPRPVMNSSGSATKQGSQAQQQQSQHAQQQVSQQHQQQLQSSPGQQRVSRSTRRKGSDSSIPDDEKIKEEKMDSGGGRGDVTRNKSKQMVSKRRKAEDEEKKAGLKRIKMEASDLSESSDSENSNKRLLDSSSEPSSENELKSKGISKASEEEEKSQSCKALEEPDANSRMSPWEEVSTVDKIVKPTAMEAVPTAKSEHTGERRSPVQPSPQPPPSPCPQPQNSGPAEVQGCIVEIKSTVKTLPKDHYSTGAPRTHTPKCVIDITEDSSSHPTTRENSEAVSALLASQKHEAYVPEARHLVLNPAASECRKPEGELQQQLGQSLGNKIEFGHSEVIRPVASVSESAAVAEREREKVQQQYPSIMPCIKNATLAEDVRKPQKLSSSPDVAKSKSNPSPDTFKPKCNPSPDAMKSKTHSVLEAMKPKPNTSPEVTRHKGRHIDNLPSSVARSAAKADAESLRSSFKPVPARTTPSDSTKSPLIVDKNEHFTVYRDPALVRPEAETNHVTYLPPHLHPLHGSSHATCLTPSSHHHSHLLPASSLSPHPSVHHPLLPTVLPAMPPTSLLGGHPRLDSGGLSHLALAHHHPHQQQQFLQQQPPPPLLPQTHGGAGYNQLGLYPIIWQYHNGTQHYPPGLGLPGSKWVHPENAVNSDGNLPRNTSSPWLHQPTPVTSADSLGILSHVPGRPSSADPHRPLKITSHSSPPLSKTPADHHKGELESKVFVDPVRGLVTAHLKQEPDRSRTPNSKELQRLYMDSSHMKQQTQPPRLPLDTPDRAIKYKEENRRILQESIEVAPFTAKIRSGEPEREPYARIPSLPISGPPKENDHSPSDLYKYKHSAAQSLPQSNYFTTLSNSVVNEPPRLYPSKELNSLTVSSPLPLGSYTSSGGSAKSLSKPPPLIKHQPEGEGLVGKINEQLSQQVALNPLSTPVAASERRSPAVSPSNQLRSMPALHRAPVFHPPTQHTLDRKEAGCGRLSPPTLTPIQPVSVAGKVSEQQKPPTLLPELREVKSSIELGSSEPWRPNSDSQSHDKAAQWHSDKSQGKPQAATASVIVRSRTCIKYDSSPGSKSGAKETSVSRPHTGKNQLDCTKLAETREPGRVIQQNTNREDIFLQYKKNFVRVSQGSFPGSAVAVVNSVCNSSTDVTTSASAASTYNVLSRGTAEMPYPTSAAQSSSNINRLEGPVPKCRTPTGPELQECNARTASPSGQQPQPGLAPAPQPYSGNFIHLKKHKAALAAAQSRGSSSASESEGSSRSSQESPTIITQDRASPGNPASKVSPLPNGQQSQINQPNYHKLKKAWLTRHSEEDRNTNKVEKISSAVSEIIKPCTVNLVASTSSDTEIGKDGKCLEDKMSQEDRKPRRGPSKRPHESGSDSGDDSDGSDSKHEQRAKRQPKPTYKKKQNDMQKKKGENDKDEEDVKPNGIFRSAKEKTKLKLASSNGIPRSVLKDWRKVKKLKQTGESFLQDDSCSEIGPNLQKCRECRSIRTKKGEEPTHSPVFCRFYYFRRLSYSKNGVIRIDGFSSPDQHDEEALSLWAPDTCEENDLDLETSKYILSYIGDKFCQLVMSEKTAATWIKKDAKIAWKRAVRGVRESCDACEATLFNIHWVCQKCGFVVCLDCYKAKEKKNSKDKELYAWLKCVKGQPHDHKHLMPTQIIPGTVLTDLVNAMHMLREKFGIKGHCTCANKQNILNKLPSTNGVSQVLQNVLNHSNKLSLCKPEAGQHNLGQKVEANGGSSPASEPGTDNKLTPPESQSPLHFLADLAEQKSREEKKENKESAVGKVKEESSDALETLHCKASSLVANSTEQGSTLRDLLTTTAGKLRLGSTDAGIAFAPVYSTASQTGKSGRTMPNILDDIIASVVENKIPADRSTKQSPRAKPQEEVKAERRKQAEDVPEQHADIPHCWLYDHRLLWLKDHRSSNNWKLFRECWKQGQPVLVSGVHKKLNASLWKAEAFSQEFADHQGDLLNCKDGVVSNSGIKEFWDGFDDLTKRPKSRDGEAIVYRLKDWPSGEEFMALMPSRYDDLMKNLPLPEYSDPEGNLNLASHLPSFFVRPDLGPRLCCAYGVASSQEQDFGTANLHMEVSDVVSVLVYVGVAKGNGVLSKTGVLKRLEEEDLDDNVKKRLKDSSETPGALWHVYASKDLEKVKEFLHKISKEQGVEIAPEHDPIREPGWYLSRKQRQRLLEEHSVQGSTIVQFLGDSVLVPAGALHQVQNLHSCIQVINDFVSPEHVVHSFHLTQELRSSKEEINYEDKLQVKNIFYHCVKDAVGTLKRCSAEAQEEEEANS; encoded by the exons GTCCCTATTCTTTAAATGGATACCGTGTACGAGTTTACAGGCAAGACTCAGCCACCCAGTGGTTCACAGGCATCATTACTCATCACGACCTCTTCAGCCGCACTATGGTTGTGATGAATGACCAG GTACTAGAGCCTCAGAACGTTGATCCCTCTATGGTACAGATGACCTTTCTGGACAATGTGGTCCATTCTTTGCTGAAAGGAGAAAATATAGGCATCACATCCAGAAGGAGATCACGCTCTAGCCAGAATAGCAACACTGCCCAC CAGACCACAGGAGGGAGACCAAGCGGCAACACAGGAAGCACTCAG GGTCATTACACACGTGCCCAGGCCAACAGTCCCAGACCGGTGATGAACTCATCAGGCTCTGCCACCAAGCAGGGTTCACAGGCCCAGCAGCAACAGTCCCAGCATGCTCAGCAGCAGGTATCCCAGCAGCACCAGCAGCAGCTGCAGTCATCACCAGGGCAACAGCGAGTGTCCCGATCAACACGTAGGAAGGGATCGGACAGCAGCATCCCGGATGATGAGAAGATCAAAGAGGAAAAGATGGACTCTGGAGGCGGAAGAGGAG ATGTTACAAGGAACAAATCAAAACAGATGGTGAGCAAGCGGAGGAAAGCTGAAGATGAGGAGAAGAAGGCCGGCCTTAAACGGATAAAGATGGAGGCATCAGATCTTTCAGAGAGCAGCGACTCTGAGAACTCCAATAAGAGGCTCCTGGACTCATCCTCAGAGCCAAGCTctgaaaatgaactgaaaagtAAGGGCATTTCAAAAGCCagtgaggaagaagagaagtCCCAGAGCTGCAAGGCTCTAGAGGAGCCTGATGCCAATAGCAGGATGTCTCCCTGGGAGGAGGTATCTACAGTGGATAAGATTGTCAAGCCAACAGCAATGGAAGCGGTGCCCACTGCCAAGAGTGAACATACAGGGGAGAGGAGGTCCCCGGTGCAGCCTTCCCCACAGCCCCCTCCCAGCCCCTGTCCGCAGCCTCAGAACTCGGGTCCTGCTGAGGTTCAGGGGtgcattgtggaaataaaaagcaCTGTGAAAACTCTGCCCAAGGACCACTATAGTACAGGGGcaccaagaacacacacaccaaagtgTGTGATTGACATTACAGAGGACTCCAGCTCCCACCCCACAACCAGAGAGAACTCGGAGGCTGTGTCTGCCCTTTTGGCCTCTCAGAAACATGAAGCTTATGTCCCTGAAGCCAGACATTTGGTGCTTAACCCCGCAGCCTCTGAATGCAGGAAGCCAGAGGGTGAGCTGCAGCAGCAGTTAGGTCAAAGCTTGGGTAACAAGATTGAATTTGGCCACTCTGAGGTTATCCGACCTGTAGCTTCAGTAAGCGAGTCAGCTGCTGTGGCAGAAAGGGAAAGGGAGAAAGTACAGCAGCAGTACCCTTCAATCATGCCTTGCATCAAGAACGCCACACTCGCTGAAGATGTGCGAAAGCCACAGAAACTTAGCTCATCACCAGATGTGGCCAAGTCCAAGTCCAATCCTTCACCTGACACATTTAAGCCCAAGTGCAATCCCTCACCTGACGCTATGAAGTCGAAAACCCACAGTGTCCTGGAGGCCATGAAGCCTAAACCAAACACTTCCCCTGAGGTGACCAGACACAAAGGACGACATATTGACAACCTTCCATCCTCTGTTGCCCGGTCGGCTGCCAAGGCAGACGCAGAAAGCCTGCGCTCCAGCTTCAAGCCCGTTCCTGCTCGCACCACTCCCTCTGATTCTACCAAGAGCCCTCTCATTGTCGACAAAAATGAGCACTTTACAGTGTATCGTGACCCGGCACTGGTGCGGCCCGAGGCCGAGACCAACCACGTTACTTACCTTCCTCCCCACCTTCATCCACTCCACGGCTCCTCCCACGCTACTTGCCTGACACCTAGCTcacaccaccactctcacctATTGCCTGCATCTTCCCTTAGCCCACACCCCTCGGTGCACCACCCTTTGCTTCCCACCGTGTTGCCTGCCATGCCTCCGACCTCCCTGCTAGGTGGCCACCCTCGCCTCGACTCAGGTGGACTCAGTCATCTGGCTCTAGCACACCACCACCCACACCAGCAACAGCAGTTTTTGCAACAGCAACCGCCCCCACCGCTGCTTCCCCAGACACATGGTGGTGCTGGCTACAACCAGCTGGGCCTATACCCCATCATCTGGCAGTACCATAATGGCACACAGCACTATCCACCTGGACTTGGCCTGCCTGGGTCAAAGTGGGTGCATCCAGAGAATGCTGTGAACTCAGATGGGAACCTGCCAAGG AACACCTCCAGCCCCTGGCTTCATCAGCCCACCCCTGTGACCTCAGCAGACAGCCTAGGGATTCTGAGCCATGTCCCAGGTAGACCATCCAGTGCTGACCCCCACAGACCCCTTAAAATCACCTCACACTCCAGTCCACCACTCTCCAAAACACCTGCAGATCACCATAAAGg GGAGCTGGAAAGTAAGGTTTTTGTGGATCCTGTGCGTGGCCTGGTAACAGCCCACCTGAAGCAGGAGCCAGACCGAAGCCGGACACCCAACAGTAAGGAGCTGCAGCGCCTTTATATGGATTCATCACACATGAAGCAGCAGACACAGCCTCCCCGCCTGCCACTGGACACGCCAGACCGGGCCATTAAGTACAAGGAGGAGAACCGCCGGATTCTACAGGAGAGTATCGAGGTGGCCCCCTTTACTGCCAAGATCCGGTCAGGAGAGCCAGAGCGTGAGCCTTATGCCCGTATTCCCTCCCTTCCTATCAGTGGGCCGCCCAAGGAGAATGACCATTCGCCCTCTGATCTTTACAAATACAAGCACTCTGCAGCTCAATCACTTCCGCAGAGCAACTATTTCACCACCCTGTCCAACAGTGTGGTGAATGAACCACCCCGTCTCTACCCCTCCAAAGAGCTCAACTCCCTTACTGTTTCGAGTCCCCTGCCTCTGGGCTCCTACACTAGTAGCGGAGGCAGCGCAAAGTCCCTGTCCAAGCCTCCCCCACTCATCAAGCACCAGCCAGAGGGTGAGGGACTGGTGGGGAAGATCAATGAGCAGCTCAGTCAGCAGGTGGCCCTGAACCCACTCAGTACTCCGGTGGCAGCCAGTGAACGCCGCAGTCCGGCTGTCTCACCCTCAAACCAACTCAGGAGCATGCCTGCCCTGCACAGGGCACCCGTCTTTCACCCGCCCACCCAGCATACACTGGACCGCAAGGAGGCTGGCTGCGGTCGCCTCTCGCCGCCCACACTCACCCCCATTCAGCCGGTCAGTGTGGCTGGGAAGGTATCAGAGCAACAGAAGCCCCCCACTCTGCTGCCAGAGCTCAGGGAGGTGAAGAGCAGCATAGAGCTGGGCTCCAGTGAACCATGGAGGCCCAACTCTGACTCACAGAGCCATGATAAAGCAGCTCAGTGGCACTCAGACAAAAGTCAAGGGAAGCCACAGGCAGCCACAGCCTCTGTTATTGTTCGCTCTAGAACCTGCATTAAATATGACAGCTCACCGGGCTCCAAGTCTGGCGCCAAGGAGACGTCTGTCAGTAGGCCACATACAGGCAAAAACCAACTGGACTGCACCAAACTGGCTGAGACCAGAGAACCTGGCAGAGTTATACAGCAAAACACAAATAGGGAGGATATTTTTTTGCAGTACAAAAAGAACTTTGTCCGAGTCTCCCAGGGCAGCTTTCCCGGCTCTGCAGTAGCTGTTGTTAACTCTGTGTGCAATAGCAGTACTGATGTAACCACTTCTGCCTCTGCCGCTTCCACATACAATGTGCTGAGTCGAGGTACAGCTGAAATGCCATATCCCACCTCGGCCGCTCAGAGCAGCAGTAACATTAACAGACTGGAGGGTCCTGTACCCAAATGCAGGACTCCCACCGGCCCTGAGCTGCAGGAGTGTAATGCCAGGACAGCCTCCCCCAGTGGCCAGCAGCCGCAGCCCGGTTTGGCTCCAGCTCCACAGCCCTACTCTGGGAACTTCATCCACCTGAAAAAGCACAAGGCCGCCCTGGCTGCTGCCCAGTCCCGTGGTTCAAGCAGTGCCTCAGAGAGCGAAGGCAGCAGTCGATCCTCTCAGGAATCGCCCACCATCATCACCCAGGACCGTGCCTCGCCAGGCAACCCAGCCAGCAAAGTCAGCCCCCTTCCCAATGGCCAACAATCACAGATAAACCAGCCCAACTACCACAAGCTGAAGAAAGCTTGGCTCACTCGGCATTCGGAGGAAGACCGCAACACTAACAAGGTGGAGAAGATATCCAGTGCCGTCTCCGAGATCATTAAGCCGTGCACGGTGAACCTAGTAGCATCCACCTCCAGCGACACAGAGATAGGCAAAGATGGCAAATGCTTAGAGGATAAAATGAGCCAGGAGGACAGGAAACCACGAAGAGGTCCCTCCAAGCGGCCACATGAGTCTGGTTCGGACAGCGGTGATGACTCTGATGGCAGTGACAGCAAGCATGAGCAGAGAGCAAAGAGGCAGCCTAAGCCCACCTACAAGAAGAAACAGAATGACATGCAAAAGAAGAAAGGGGAAAATGATAAGGACGAGGAGGATGTCAAGCCCAATGGCATTTTCAGAAGCGCCAAGGAGAAAACCAAGCTCAAACTGGCCAGCAGCA ACGGTATTCCTCGCTCAGTGCTGAAAGACTGGAGGAAAGTGAAGAAGCTGAAGCAGACGGGCGAGTCCTTCCTGCAGGACGATTCATGCTCAGAGATCGGCCCCAACCTGCAGAAGTGCCGCGAGTGCCGCTCCATCCGCACCAAGAAAGGAGAAGAGCCCACCCACTCTCCTGTCTTCTGCCGCTTTTACTATTTTCGCCG CCTTTCATATAGTAAGAACGGAGTTATCCGGATCGACGGCTTCTCATCCCCTGACCAGCACGATGAGGAGGCCTTGAGTCTCTGGGCTCCAGATACATGCGAAGAGAATGATCTGGACCTGGAAACCTCCAAATACATTCTCAGCTACATCGGAGACAAGTTCTGCCAGCTGGTCATGAGTGAGAAAACTGCAGCCACATGGATAAAGAAAGATG CCAAGATAGCCTGGAAACGGGCGGTGAGGGGGGTGCGTGAGAGCTGCGACGCATGCGAGGCCACATTGTTCAACATTCACTGGGTGTGCCAGAAATGTGGATTTGTGGTGTGCTTGGACTGCTACAAGgcgaaggagaagaagaactcCAAAG ACAAAGAGCTGTACGCCTGGCTGAAGTGTGTCAAGGGACAgccacatgatcacaagcactTGATGCCAACGCAGATTATTCCAGGAACAG TCTTGACGGACCTGGTGAATGCCATGCACATGCTCAGGGAGAAGTTTGGCATCAAAGGGCACTGCACCTGTGCCAACAAGCAGAACATCCTCAACAAGCTCCCATCCACTAACGGTGTTTCTCAG GTCCTCCAGAACGTGCTGAATCACAGCAACAAGCTTTCCCTGTGCAAGCCTGAGGCTGGCCAGCACAACCTGGGACAGAAGGTGGAGGCGAACGGGGGCAGCAGCCCAGCCAGTGAACCCGGCACTGATAACAAGCTCACGCCTCCCGAATCTCAGTCACCGCTGCACTTTCTGGCCGACTTGGCTGAGCAGAAATCCCGGGAAGAGAAGAAAG AGAACAAGGAGTCGGCTGTAGGGAAGGTGAAGGAAGAGAGCAGCGATGCTCTGGAGACTTTGCACTGTAAAGCTTCATCTCTGGTGGCCAACAGCACAGAGCAGGGCTCCACACTGCGAGACCTGCTCACCACCACGGCTGGAAAACTGCGCTTGGGCTCCACCGACGCCGGCATCGCCTTTGCCCCAGTCTACTCCACCGCCTCACAG ACTGGGAAAAGTGGTCGCACTATGCCCAACATCCTGGATGACATCATTGCTTCAGTGGTGGAGAATAAGATACCGGCAGACCGCAGCACTAAGCAGAGCCCAAGGGCTAAACCCCAGGAGGAGGTTAAGGCAGAGAGGAGGAAACAAGCCGAGGACGTCCCTGAGCAGCATGCAGACATCCCCCACTGCTGGCTGTATGATCATAGACTGCTCTGGCTCAAAGACCACCGCAGCAGCAACAACTGGAAACTGTTCAGAGAGTGCTGGAAGCAGGGACAG CCTGTGCTCGTCTCAGGGGTTCACAAGAAGCTCAACGCCAGCCTGTGGAAGGCTGAAGCTTTCAGTCAGGAGTTCGCCGACCACCAGGGGGATCTGCTGAACTGCAAGGACGGCGTGGTTTCCAACTCAGGCATCAAAGAGTTCTGGGACGGCTTTGATGACCTGACAA AACGGCCCAAGTCCAGAGATGGCGAGGCGATTGTGTACAGGCTAAAAGACTGGCCCTCAGGAGAAGAGTTCATGGCTCTAATGCCCTCTAG gtatgatGATCTGATGAAGAACCTCCCTCTGCCTGAGTATTCAGACCCTGAGGGGAATTTGAACTTGGCCTCCCATCTCCCCTCGTTCTTCGTGCGTCCTGACCTCGGCCCTCGTCTCTGCTGCGCATATG gtgttgcgTCATCTCAGGAGCAGGACTTTGGCACAGCCAACCTGCACATGGAAGTGTCCGACGTCGTTAGCGTGCTCGTTTATGTTGGAGTGGCCAAAGGGAATGGCGTCCTCTCTAAAACGG GAGTGCTGAAGAGGCTGGAGGAAGAGGATCTAGATGACAATGTGAAGAAGAGATTAAAGGACTCGAGTGAGACTCCTGGAGCCTTATGGCACGTCTATGCGAGCAAAGACTTGGAGAAAGttaaagaatttctgcacaag ATCTCTAAAGAGCAGGGTGTGGAGATCGCACCGGAGCACGATCCGATCAGGGAGCCGGGCTGGTACCTTAGCCGCAAGCAGAGGCAGCGTCTGCTGGAGGAGCACAGCGTACAGGGCAGCACCATCGTCCAGTTCCTGGGAGACTCTGTCCTGGTCCCTGCTGGAGCCCTGCACCAG GTGCAGAACTTGCACAGCTGCATTCAGGTGATCAATGACTTTGTCTCGCCGGAGCACGTGGTGCACTCCTTCCACTTAACCCAGGAGCTGCGCTCCTCCAAAGAGGAAATCAACTATGAAGATAAGCTACAG gtcAAGAACATCTTTTACCATTGTGTAAAGGATGCTGTGGGAACATTAAAGCGGTGCAGTGCTGAGGctcaggaggaagaggaggcgaACTCATGA